A window of the Salvelinus alpinus chromosome 3, SLU_Salpinus.1, whole genome shotgun sequence genome harbors these coding sequences:
- the LOC139570213 gene encoding ADP-ribosylation factor 1-like yields MGNMFGSLFKGLFGKKEMRILMVGLDAAGKTTILYKLKLGEIVTTIPTIGFNVETVEYKNISFTVWDVGGQDKIRPLWRHYFQNTQGLIFVVDSNDRERVNEAREELQRMLAEDELRDAVLLVFANKQDLPNAMNAAEITDKLGLHALRQRSWYIQATCATSGDGLYEGLDWLSNQLKNQK; encoded by the exons ATGGGGAATATGTTTGGAAGCCTGTTCAAGGGCCTATTTGGCAAGAAGGAGATGAGGATTCTCATGGTTGGACTCGATGCGGCTGGGAAAACGACTATCCTGTACAAACTCAAACTAGGAGAGATTGTTACCACCATTCCAACAATTG GTTTTAATGTAGAAACGGTAGAATACAAGAACATCAGCTTCACAGTGTGGGACGTTGGCGGTCAAGACAAAATCAGGCCGCTGTGGCGCCACTACTTCCAGAACACTCAAG GGCTTATCTTTGTGGTGGACAGCAACGACCGGGAGCGAGTGAACGAGGCGAGGGAGGAGTTGCAGAGAATGCTCGCGGAGGACGAGCTGAGAGATGCGGTGCTGCTCGTTTTTGCAAACAAACAG GACCTTCCCAATGCAATGAATGCTGCAGAGATCACAGACAAACTGGGGCTCCACGCCCTCCGCCAGCGCAGCTGGTACATCCAGGCCACTTGTGCTACCAGCGGGGACGGCCTCTACGAGGGCCTTGACTGGCTCTCCAACCAGCTCAAGAACCAGAAATGA